In Spodoptera frugiperda isolate SF20-4 chromosome 12, AGI-APGP_CSIRO_Sfru_2.0, whole genome shotgun sequence, a single window of DNA contains:
- the LOC118263110 gene encoding apoptosis regulatory protein Siva yields MAKRTNPFVEDFVPQSKVHIGMKQFNNNHDRLKQVYEKTLLLLFKGAKKCCPQEVTHSEHAALTTTDKQDKMKQLFIGKDGTLLHSGKMVDNKLQLKQCACGCTVESQCAYCEVSLCCGCQHICVHCERSHCVHCIMIGLEGAEICVSCYS; encoded by the exons ATGGCAAAGCGAACAAATCCATTTGTCGAAGACTTTGTACCACAAAGTAAAGTTCATATAGGCATGAAGCAGTTCAATAATAATCACGATCGACTGAAACAAGTTTATG AAAAAACCTTACTACTATTATTCAAGGGTGCCAAAAAATGTTGTCCTCAAGAAGTTACACATTCTGAGCACGCCGCTTTGACTACCACAGATAAACAAGACAAAATGAAACAATTGTTCATTGGCAAAGATGGCACTCTCCTACATTCCGGCAAAATG GTAGACAATAagttacaattaaaacaatgtGCCTGTGGTTGTACTGTGGAATCTCAGTGTGCGTACTGTGAGGTGAGCTTGTGTTGTGGCTGCCAGCATATCTGTGTGCACTGTGAGCGCTCTCATTGCGTACATTGCATCATGATTGG ATTGGAGGGTGCCGAAATATGTGTGTCTTGTTACAGTTAG
- the LOC118263112 gene encoding cytochrome b5, protein MEEQPKPKLFTREELKSRCTRNDAVLIIHNEVYDVTSFLAEHPGGEEVLLEKGGQDATEPFEDVSHSSDARSLMKKYKIGELVEADRVQSKNAFAPQWTNDQAQEQGNTWTSWLTPLLLGVAATILYRYLFA, encoded by the exons ATGGAAGAGCAACCGAAACCGAAGTTATTCACCCGGGAGGAGCTGAAGTCACGGTGCACGCGGAATGATGCCGTGTTAATAATTCATAATGAGGTGTACGACGTCACCAGCTTCCTAGCAGAG CACCCCGGTGGTGAAGAGGTGCTACTGGAAAAGGGCGGCCAGGACGCTACCGAGCCATTCGAGGATGTCAGCCACAGCTCCGATGCCAG ATCTTTGATGAAGAAGTACAAGATCGGCGAGCTGGTGGAGGCAGACCGAGTGCAGAGTAAAAACGCTTTCGCACCTCAATGGACCAACGACCAGGCGCAGGAGCAGGGCAA CACGTGGACGTCGTGGCTGACTCCGTTGCTGCTGGGCGTGGCCGCCACCATCCTGTACCGCTACCTGTTCGCGTAg
- the LOC118263111 gene encoding CDGSH iron-sulfur domain-containing protein 3, mitochondrial: protein MFIRKPYQLFFASSLRSINYATKSPKPEIPKNPLGSVYSATNQKDNGVVYDKKPFKLALEAGKTYHWCLCGRSKSQPLCDGTHKDVYLKISQRPVRFTVEKTKDYWLCNCKQTKNRPFCDGAHKQKDVQEATTVRL from the exons ATGTTTATTAGGAAACCATATCAACTATTCTTTGCAAGTTCACTACGATCA ATTAATTATGCAACTAAAAGTCCTAAGCCGGAAATTCCAAAGAACCCATTAGGATCTGTATATTCTGCTACAAATCAGAAGGATAATGGTGTGGTGTATGATAAAAAACCATTCAAGCTGGCTCTAGAGGCAGGCAAGACATACCACTGGTGCTTATGTGGGCGCTCTAAATCTCAACCATTGTGTGATGGCACCCACAAGGATGTATATCTTAAGATCTCTCAGAG GCCTGTCAGGTTCACTGTCGAAAAAACGAAAGATTACTGGCTGTGCAactgcaaacaaacaaaaaatcgaCCATTCTGTGATGGAGCACACAAACAAAAGGATGTCCAGGAAGCCACTACAGTCAGACTGTAA